A genomic region of Exiguobacterium oxidotolerans JCM 12280 contains the following coding sequences:
- a CDS encoding class I SAM-dependent DNA methyltransferase: MAYEQFAYVYDELMQDVPYDEWVAWVSQHVEANSTIADVGCGTGTATLLLAEHYRVTGIDLSEEMLEIAQEKAMEQQQKIDFWCQDMREIELPAPVDAMTILCDSLNYLKTEADVQQTFERAARTLKEGGKLLFDVHSPHKMETLFNGKTYATHAEQSSYIWFADPGEAPLSVVHELTFFIEDEDGRYDRVDETHHQRTYPPEQYVTWLREAGFRTLAVTGDFTSDAPTPTAERIFFVAEKI; this comes from the coding sequence ATGGCGTACGAACAATTTGCATACGTCTATGACGAGTTGATGCAAGATGTTCCCTACGACGAATGGGTCGCCTGGGTATCGCAACACGTCGAAGCAAACAGTACGATTGCTGACGTCGGTTGTGGGACAGGGACGGCGACGTTGTTACTCGCTGAGCATTACCGCGTGACAGGTATCGATCTATCGGAAGAGATGCTTGAAATTGCACAAGAAAAAGCGATGGAACAACAGCAAAAAATCGATTTTTGGTGTCAAGACATGCGCGAAATCGAATTGCCTGCTCCAGTCGATGCGATGACGATTCTGTGTGACTCGCTCAACTACCTGAAGACAGAAGCGGATGTGCAACAAACGTTCGAACGTGCGGCACGGACGTTAAAAGAAGGCGGGAAGTTGTTGTTTGATGTCCATTCCCCGCATAAGATGGAAACACTCTTTAACGGGAAAACATACGCGACACACGCCGAACAAAGTTCTTATATTTGGTTTGCCGATCCCGGAGAAGCACCACTGTCCGTCGTCCACGAATTGACGTTCTTCATCGAAGACGAAGATGGACGTTACGACCGTGTTGACGAGACACATCATCAACGGACGTATCCGCCGGAACAATATGTGACGTGGCTTCGTGAAGCAGGATTCCGGACGCTCGCCGTAACAGGTGATTTCACGAGTGATGCACCAACACCGACAGCAGAACGAATTTTCTTTGTAGCTGAAAAAATATAA
- the yqeH gene encoding ribosome biogenesis GTPase YqeH — MNEEIHCAGCGVEIQTEDPKAPGYAPKSALDREMVICQRCFKLKHYNQIQDVALTDDDFVKILDGIGQKDALVVKIVDIFDFNGSWLPGLHRFVGKNDVLLVGNKADLLPKSLNPNRLMNWMRQTSKELGLRPVDVHLISAKKGHGVDELAEKIDYYRKGRDVYVVGCTNVGKSTLINQVIKRFGEEEEAVITVSHFPGTTLDLIDIPLDDNCNLYDTPGIINHHQMAHYVDARDLKLITPKKEIKPQVFQIHPQQTLFFGGLARLDYMEGNKRSFVIYMSNELKVHRTKLDKADDLYANHNGELLSPPNEKTLEMLPPLVRHEFSLRDNMKTDIVFSGLGWVAVHGKGGRVAAYAPKGVAVSLREALV; from the coding sequence ATGAACGAAGAAATTCATTGCGCCGGCTGTGGTGTCGAGATTCAAACAGAGGATCCGAAAGCACCAGGTTATGCGCCTAAATCTGCACTTGACCGTGAAATGGTCATTTGCCAACGTTGTTTTAAACTGAAACACTACAACCAAATTCAAGACGTCGCATTGACGGACGATGATTTTGTCAAAATTTTAGACGGAATCGGTCAAAAAGATGCACTCGTCGTTAAAATCGTCGATATTTTCGATTTCAACGGAAGTTGGTTACCCGGATTACACCGCTTCGTCGGAAAAAACGATGTCCTGCTTGTCGGGAACAAGGCAGATTTGTTGCCGAAATCACTTAATCCGAATCGTTTGATGAACTGGATGCGCCAAACATCAAAGGAACTGGGCTTACGTCCGGTAGATGTTCACTTGATTAGTGCGAAAAAAGGGCATGGCGTCGATGAATTAGCCGAGAAGATCGACTACTATCGTAAAGGGCGCGACGTTTACGTCGTCGGCTGTACGAACGTTGGGAAATCAACGCTCATCAACCAAGTCATTAAACGTTTTGGTGAAGAAGAAGAGGCCGTCATCACCGTCAGTCACTTCCCAGGAACGACACTCGATTTGATCGACATTCCGCTAGATGATAACTGTAACCTGTATGACACGCCAGGAATCATCAATCATCATCAGATGGCGCACTATGTCGACGCGCGCGACTTGAAATTGATTACGCCGAAAAAAGAAATCAAACCACAAGTCTTCCAAATCCACCCGCAACAAACGTTATTCTTTGGTGGCTTAGCACGCCTTGACTACATGGAAGGGAACAAACGTTCGTTCGTCATCTATATGTCAAATGAACTCAAAGTTCACCGGACGAAGTTAGATAAGGCGGACGATCTTTATGCAAATCATAATGGAGAGTTATTATCGCCTCCGAATGAAAAAACGCTTGAGATGTTACCACCGCTCGTCCGTCATGAGTTCAGCTTACGTGACAACATGAAAACAGATATCGTCTTCAGTGGACTCGGTTGGGTTGCAGTTCACGGAAAAGGTGGACGAGTAGCTGCCTACGCGCCTAAAGGTGTTGCTGTTTCCTTACGTGAGGCGCTCGTCTGA
- the nadD gene encoding nicotinate-nucleotide adenylyltransferase, with product MKIGLMGGTFDPPHIGHLLIAEQAKEQLCLDAVWFLPANVPPHKAADVTSAAQRLQLVEAAVQANAAFSVSTIEFERQEKSYTLETVLELKKRYPTDEFVFLLGADSLASLDTWYQADRLFEAVQFGAVARPGSRYLIPAGAKVTAVDLPSLEVSSTDIRKRVARGKSIRYLVPEAVRQLIEEWKLYVT from the coding sequence ATGAAGATTGGTCTGATGGGCGGAACGTTTGATCCGCCCCACATCGGTCATTTATTGATAGCGGAACAAGCAAAGGAACAGCTGTGTCTCGATGCGGTCTGGTTTTTACCCGCGAACGTTCCTCCGCATAAAGCGGCGGACGTGACGAGTGCCGCACAACGATTGCAGCTCGTTGAAGCCGCCGTTCAGGCAAACGCTGCGTTTTCCGTCTCGACAATTGAGTTCGAACGTCAGGAAAAATCGTATACGCTTGAAACGGTTCTCGAACTGAAAAAGCGGTATCCGACAGACGAGTTCGTCTTTCTACTCGGGGCAGACTCGCTTGCGAGCCTTGATACGTGGTATCAAGCAGACCGCCTGTTTGAAGCAGTTCAATTCGGGGCGGTCGCACGTCCAGGCAGTCGTTATTTGATTCCGGCAGGTGCAAAGGTGACAGCAGTCGACTTACCGTCGCTCGAAGTGTCTTCGACGGACATTCGAAAACGTGTCGCCCGCGGGAAAAGTATCCGTTACCTCGTTCCTGAAGCTGTCCGACAACTAATCGAGGAGTGGAAATTGTATGTTACTTGA
- a CDS encoding YqzM family protein, which yields MAHSVRPPSENAFENDIQSKRNDALDSAVGFGASFGFFAVLFIIGVLIKFLSL from the coding sequence ATGGCACATTCAGTACGCCCACCAAGTGAAAATGCGTTTGAAAACGATATTCAATCAAAACGTAATGACGCGCTTGACTCAGCCGTCGGTTTTGGCGCTTCATTTGGTTTCTTCGCCGTTTTATTCATCATTGGCGTTTTAATCAAATTCTTAAGTCTATAA
- the aroE gene encoding shikimate dehydrogenase — protein sequence MRFAVIGHPIAHSLSPVLHEAWLEAAGLFGCYSMIDVEADDLEQVVRQLRMRELDGINVTIPYKTAIIPFLDRLEPSAEKAGAVNTVYVDGTELVGANTDGTGFVRALSARQSSENILVIGAGGAARGIVAALDGTVTIMNRTDQRARALAAEFQAQAIDWSESPDLTPYDTIINTTSVGMMPRVEATPIELTETTALICDIIYRPTPTQLLRDASARGLATLDGVPMFVLQAAEAFERFTGHAPDLTLGEQVIRKQLEEY from the coding sequence ATGCGTTTCGCTGTCATCGGTCATCCGATTGCCCATTCACTTTCACCCGTGCTGCACGAGGCATGGCTGGAAGCGGCTGGGCTTTTCGGCTGTTATAGTATGATAGATGTTGAAGCAGACGATTTAGAGCAGGTCGTCCGGCAACTACGGATGCGCGAGCTCGACGGGATTAACGTCACGATTCCCTATAAGACGGCGATCATCCCGTTTCTCGATCGACTCGAGCCTTCTGCTGAAAAAGCAGGCGCGGTCAATACGGTCTATGTTGACGGGACGGAACTGGTCGGTGCGAATACGGACGGTACGGGATTCGTTCGTGCCTTGTCCGCACGGCAATCGTCAGAAAACATTCTTGTGATCGGCGCGGGTGGCGCGGCGCGAGGAATCGTCGCAGCGCTCGACGGGACCGTCACAATCATGAACCGGACGGATCAACGCGCGCGCGCGCTTGCCGCTGAATTTCAGGCGCAGGCAATCGACTGGTCGGAGTCACCAGATTTAACGCCGTATGACACAATCATCAATACGACATCGGTCGGTATGATGCCACGCGTCGAAGCGACACCGATCGAGTTGACCGAGACGACGGCACTGATTTGTGATATTATTTATCGACCGACTCCGACGCAACTACTACGTGATGCCTCGGCTCGAGGACTCGCGACACTAGACGGCGTCCCGATGTTCGTTTTACAAGCGGCTGAAGCATTCGAACGCTTCACCGGTCACGCACCTGATCTTACGCTTGGTGAGCAGGTGATTCGAAAGCAATTGGAGGAATATTAA
- the yhbY gene encoding ribosome assembly RNA-binding protein YhbY — protein sequence MLTGKQKRFLRATAHDLNPIFQVGKNGVGEAMCADLIDALEKRELLKVQVLQNCADTPKDVAAELVDGTNAELVQVIGKVVVLYKESKENKTLQLPR from the coding sequence ATGTTAACAGGTAAACAAAAACGATTTTTACGTGCGACAGCACATGATTTAAACCCGATTTTCCAAGTAGGGAAAAATGGCGTTGGAGAAGCGATGTGTGCGGATTTGATCGATGCACTCGAAAAACGTGAATTATTGAAAGTCCAAGTTTTGCAGAACTGTGCCGACACACCAAAAGACGTAGCGGCTGAACTCGTCGACGGAACAAATGCTGAACTCGTTCAAGTCATCGGTAAAGTTGTTGTTCTCTACAAAGAATCGAAAGAGAATAAAACGTTACAATTACCACGATGA
- a CDS encoding phosphatidylserine decarboxylase, translating to MIKKWFFKNLFELNGRPFVARQLRRFAMSEWSRPLIKPFIKLYDLQMHEASQSVGAYPTLHELFVRHLKEEARPIPQTEHAFVSPCDGVLSVVDDLTEESRFTVKGQSYSVAELLGSHHEAATYVGGRVLIFYLSPQNYHRVHVPIDGTVRTSYTLGRDSAPVNDLGLAYGMRPLTRNYRRVTRIVQGTHALEHVMVGALNVNTIVQTNHARDVRRGDEFGYFSFGSTVVLIAPKGALDLEDDVTGPVLMGQALGIWNS from the coding sequence ATGATTAAAAAATGGTTTTTTAAAAATCTATTCGAATTAAATGGACGCCCGTTCGTCGCGCGACAACTGCGGCGCTTTGCAATGAGCGAGTGGAGTCGACCGTTGATCAAACCATTCATTAAGTTGTATGACCTACAGATGCACGAAGCGAGTCAGTCGGTCGGCGCCTATCCGACTCTACATGAGTTGTTCGTCCGTCATTTAAAAGAAGAAGCTCGACCGATTCCACAAACTGAGCACGCATTCGTCAGTCCGTGTGACGGTGTTTTATCTGTCGTCGACGACTTGACGGAAGAGAGTCGCTTCACGGTCAAAGGACAATCGTATTCCGTCGCGGAATTGCTTGGTTCACACCATGAAGCGGCAACATACGTTGGAGGACGTGTCCTGATTTTTTATCTCAGCCCACAAAATTATCACCGCGTCCATGTTCCAATCGATGGGACAGTTCGGACGAGTTATACGCTCGGGCGGGATTCTGCACCGGTCAATGATCTTGGATTGGCCTACGGAATGCGACCGCTGACACGAAACTATCGACGGGTGACGCGAATCGTCCAAGGCACACATGCGCTTGAACACGTCATGGTCGGAGCGTTGAACGTCAACACGATTGTCCAAACGAACCATGCACGTGACGTTCGTCGCGGCGACGAGTTCGGGTATTTTTCATTCGGTTCGACGGTCGTTTTAATTGCTCCAAAAGGTGCGCTTGATCTAGAAGATGATGTAACAGGTCCTGTCTTGATGGGACAAGCACTTGGTATTTGGAATTCATGA
- the yqeK gene encoding bis(5'-nucleosyl)-tetraphosphatase (symmetrical) YqeK, whose amino-acid sequence MLLEEADDIIKKTLPHKRYVHTLGVVETARQLARRNGVDEETAAFAAMLHDYAKYRDTEEMRTLARELGQLELLDYDDELLHAPIGAELVKRELGVKDTVIYQAIANHTTGAPDMPLLDQVIFVADAIEPNRTYPGVETLREIADADLTDAVIATLAHTIQFLCNKQTVIFPLTIETYNAFVTAKRKGTVL is encoded by the coding sequence ATGTTACTTGAAGAAGCAGACGATATCATAAAAAAAACACTCCCGCATAAACGTTATGTGCATACGCTTGGAGTTGTTGAAACAGCTCGTCAACTCGCGCGGCGAAATGGTGTCGACGAGGAAACGGCAGCGTTCGCTGCGATGCTGCACGATTATGCGAAGTATCGTGACACGGAAGAAATGCGGACGCTCGCTCGCGAACTCGGACAGCTCGAGTTGCTCGATTATGATGATGAGCTCTTGCACGCGCCAATCGGCGCAGAACTCGTCAAACGTGAACTTGGCGTCAAAGACACGGTGATTTACCAAGCAATCGCGAACCATACGACGGGTGCTCCGGATATGCCATTGCTCGATCAAGTGATTTTCGTCGCCGATGCGATTGAGCCGAATCGTACGTATCCAGGCGTTGAAACATTACGGGAAATCGCAGACGCCGATTTAACGGACGCCGTCATCGCGACGCTTGCGCATACCATCCAATTTTTATGTAACAAACAAACAGTGATTTTTCCGTTGACGATTGAAACGTATAATGCGTTCGTCACGGCTAAACGAAAGGGGACCGTCCTATGA
- a CDS encoding DNA internalization-related competence protein ComEC/Rec2: MPLFPLFFMIVLVAIKESLWLVGLIGLVLTIKSWSFTSTRLVLAVLLVVMFIVNGQDYVDTTPIQTIDILDAKQNGDRIRYLATANQQELIVSATLDERQDLDYERIGRRCQVELTEKMVLPRVNRGGFDEARWMRTERLAGKFEVKEWGSCTDTPGFDAQGRRMRQAWMDRIERLPAKQALYIEALVLGEDRLMDQLTLDRFKKFGLLHAIVISGSHIAFLIFTILWILKKCRLTRERRAEFVLVLLPLYGWLTEWSAPVTRAVCVAFILLLYQRLGRRTDPLLVVAYVAAAQLAYSYTSLYDIGFQLTVGLTIFLLLSRKIWQKIKRPWNWLLISVWAQILTSLVLQMAEQTEVSPWSPLLNLVIGAWIEWIILPLSFLVGLLLFFPVTDTFMTLHERAVGVLDLALAQAEQLPVPTVAVHLLSLPLFLFVIIVVLIGWYVAERKWWGHLLPVCALLLGSVSMDLRTEERVTFLDVGQGDSTVIEKDGETFVIDTGGAFTLSQRPTLRPFDPGSQIVVPFLHTRAETVIDGLILTHADNDHIGGVIGLLKKIRVDTIYFGRYDNQDEKRHRLLEQIEATGTKVEFVKAGREIRPWLTVVAPDESEVEENDRSIVLLANVAEKRVLLTGDASIEQEEGWNLGPIDILKAGHHGSKTSTGLDLLHQTNPETVIISAGRNNRYGHPHKEVLERIGENRTIWRTDRDGMITCSSAGCEAMIK, encoded by the coding sequence ATGCCGTTATTCCCGTTATTTTTCATGATCGTATTGGTCGCAATCAAAGAGTCGCTTTGGCTCGTCGGTTTGATTGGTCTCGTTTTGACGATTAAAAGCTGGTCGTTTACTTCGACACGCCTTGTCTTGGCGGTTCTGTTGGTCGTGATGTTCATCGTGAACGGACAAGATTACGTTGATACGACACCGATTCAGACAATTGATATTTTGGATGCGAAGCAAAATGGAGATCGGATTCGGTATCTGGCGACTGCGAATCAACAGGAGCTGATCGTTTCGGCGACGCTAGATGAACGTCAGGATCTCGACTACGAGCGAATTGGAAGACGATGTCAAGTCGAACTGACAGAAAAGATGGTTTTACCCCGTGTCAATCGTGGCGGCTTTGACGAGGCACGCTGGATGCGTACAGAACGATTAGCAGGAAAATTTGAAGTGAAAGAATGGGGATCGTGTACCGATACACCTGGATTTGATGCGCAGGGACGCAGGATGCGCCAAGCATGGATGGACCGGATCGAACGACTTCCGGCGAAACAAGCCTTGTATATTGAAGCGCTCGTTCTAGGGGAAGACAGATTGATGGATCAGTTGACGCTTGATCGCTTCAAGAAGTTTGGATTGTTACACGCGATCGTTATTTCAGGTTCACATATCGCCTTTTTGATTTTTACGATATTATGGATTTTGAAAAAGTGCCGATTGACGCGTGAACGAAGAGCGGAATTTGTCCTTGTCTTATTACCGTTATATGGCTGGCTGACCGAGTGGAGTGCGCCGGTCACGCGTGCAGTCTGCGTCGCGTTCATCTTGCTGCTCTATCAGCGTCTCGGACGACGTACAGACCCGCTCCTCGTGGTTGCCTATGTCGCAGCAGCACAACTCGCCTATTCCTATACGAGTCTTTATGATATCGGCTTTCAATTGACGGTCGGACTGACGATTTTTTTATTATTGTCACGCAAGATCTGGCAAAAGATAAAACGCCCTTGGAATTGGTTGTTAATTAGTGTTTGGGCGCAAATCTTAACGAGCCTAGTCTTGCAAATGGCGGAACAAACGGAAGTTTCACCATGGTCGCCTCTGTTGAACCTCGTCATTGGAGCCTGGATTGAGTGGATCATCCTTCCGCTTTCCTTTTTAGTAGGTTTACTCTTGTTCTTCCCAGTCACGGATACATTCATGACGCTCCACGAGCGGGCAGTCGGTGTACTTGATCTTGCCCTCGCACAAGCGGAGCAGCTTCCCGTTCCGACCGTTGCTGTCCACTTATTGTCATTACCACTCTTTTTGTTCGTTATAATCGTCGTCTTAATCGGATGGTATGTAGCGGAACGAAAATGGTGGGGGCATCTTCTTCCCGTCTGTGCTCTCCTTCTTGGAAGTGTGTCGATGGATTTAAGGACGGAAGAACGGGTGACATTTCTCGACGTCGGTCAAGGTGATAGTACGGTAATCGAGAAGGATGGAGAAACGTTCGTCATCGACACAGGGGGGGCGTTTACGTTATCACAACGTCCCACGTTACGTCCGTTCGACCCTGGTAGTCAAATCGTCGTGCCTTTTCTACATACGCGCGCGGAGACGGTAATCGATGGACTCATCTTGACGCATGCTGACAATGATCATATTGGAGGTGTCATCGGGTTATTGAAGAAAATTCGTGTCGATACGATTTATTTCGGAAGATATGATAATCAGGATGAAAAGCGCCATCGTTTACTGGAGCAGATTGAAGCGACGGGGACCAAAGTGGAGTTCGTCAAGGCAGGGCGAGAGATACGACCTTGGCTTACTGTTGTTGCACCTGACGAATCAGAAGTAGAGGAGAATGACCGTTCCATCGTGTTGCTTGCGAATGTTGCAGAAAAACGGGTTTTGTTGACGGGTGACGCTAGCATTGAACAAGAAGAAGGGTGGAACCTTGGGCCAATCGATATTTTGAAAGCGGGTCATCATGGTTCGAAGACGTCGACGGGACTCGACTTGTTGCACCAAACGAATCCAGAAACAGTCATCATCTCCGCGGGACGGAATAATCGATATGGTCACCCGCATAAGGAAGTACTCGAGCGGATTGGAGAAAATCGGACGATTTGGCGGACGGACAGGGACGGGATGATAACTTGTTCTTCAGCAGGTTGTGAAGCTATGATAAAATAA
- a CDS encoding YqeG family HAD IIIA-type phosphatase: MFKRLYPKHFVASIYDIDLEMLKRNGVKAILTDLDNTLVAWDIADAPDELVSWLDMVNNQYGFDVIIVSNNNGDRVKKFADPLGLHYIAPARKPLPIGFKRALTEFGYHAKEVVFLGDQLFTDVLGANSVGIEVIHVQPVVKTDGVVTKFNRLMERLVFRRMKRKGIYKLTQRVKEEPETEKRQVESLRQDKQQ; encoded by the coding sequence TTGTTCAAACGACTTTATCCGAAACATTTCGTCGCATCCATTTATGATATCGATTTAGAGATGTTAAAACGAAACGGTGTCAAAGCAATTTTGACGGATCTTGATAACACGCTTGTTGCATGGGATATTGCCGATGCTCCAGACGAATTGGTATCATGGCTGGATATGGTGAATAATCAATACGGATTTGACGTCATCATCGTCTCGAATAATAACGGCGATCGTGTCAAAAAGTTCGCGGATCCACTCGGACTTCACTATATTGCACCTGCCCGAAAACCATTACCAATCGGTTTCAAACGAGCATTAACGGAATTCGGTTACCATGCAAAAGAAGTTGTATTTCTTGGGGATCAGCTGTTTACTGATGTGCTAGGAGCAAATTCCGTAGGCATCGAAGTCATTCACGTCCAACCCGTCGTTAAAACAGACGGTGTCGTCACTAAATTCAATCGCTTGATGGAACGTCTCGTCTTCCGTCGCATGAAACGTAAAGGCATCTATAAATTGACGCAACGTGTCAAAGAAGAGCCTGAAACGGAAAAGCGGCAGGTCGAGTCACTGCGTCAAGATAAGCAACAATGA
- a CDS encoding helix-hairpin-helix domain-containing protein, with product MTIPRIQQIASVVVVVLLIIVLFVPLPSCSKEALVDKPAIVKHEQDAKAEDQGSTEQTLLNKKIMVDVKGAVKRPGPYSFKLGDRIKDAVVRAELTQAADVTEMNLAARLIDGQEVIVPTKEKVKLAQPKEEVPQADAPTGLVDLNAATEQQLLEVPGIGPAKASAILAYREEKGGFARYEDLGEVKGFGDKTLETLRAYLIVY from the coding sequence ATGACTATTCCCCGGATTCAACAAATCGCGAGTGTTGTTGTTGTCGTGTTACTGATAATCGTACTGTTCGTCCCGTTACCATCTTGTTCGAAGGAAGCGCTCGTCGACAAACCAGCAATCGTGAAGCATGAGCAAGACGCCAAAGCCGAAGATCAAGGGTCCACGGAGCAGACCCTCTTAAACAAAAAAATCATGGTTGATGTGAAAGGGGCAGTCAAGCGACCGGGGCCCTATTCCTTTAAGTTAGGCGACCGGATTAAAGACGCCGTCGTTCGTGCGGAGTTGACACAAGCTGCTGATGTGACAGAAATGAATCTCGCGGCACGATTGATTGACGGTCAGGAAGTCATCGTTCCGACAAAAGAAAAAGTCAAACTGGCACAACCGAAAGAAGAAGTACCACAAGCAGATGCGCCGACTGGTCTGGTCGACTTGAATGCCGCGACGGAGCAACAGTTGCTTGAAGTCCCTGGAATCGGTCCAGCTAAAGCGAGTGCGATTTTAGCCTATCGTGAAGAAAAGGGTGGCTTCGCACGTTATGAAGACTTGGGAGAGGTCAAAGGATTTGGTGACAAGACGCTTGAAACATTGAGAGCCTATTTGATTGTTTACTGA
- the rsfS gene encoding ribosome silencing factor: MTVEQELKLIVNAIDDKRAEDIIVLDMKNISPIADYFVICEGGSEKQVQAIAREVKEVAHKNELPIKRLEGLDAARWVLADLENVVVHVFHRDDRDYYNLEKLWSDAPKVEVEID; encoded by the coding sequence ATGACAGTCGAACAAGAATTAAAATTAATCGTAAATGCAATTGATGATAAACGTGCAGAAGATATCATCGTTTTAGATATGAAAAACATCTCACCCATCGCAGATTATTTCGTGATTTGTGAAGGTGGATCAGAAAAGCAAGTTCAAGCGATTGCACGTGAAGTGAAAGAAGTTGCGCATAAAAATGAACTTCCAATCAAGCGTCTCGAAGGACTTGACGCAGCGCGTTGGGTACTCGCCGATCTTGAAAATGTTGTTGTCCATGTCTTCCACCGTGATGACCGTGACTACTATAACCTTGAAAAACTCTGGTCAGACGCACCTAAAGTAGAAGTCGAGATTGACTGA